One genomic window of Deinococcus aetherius includes the following:
- a CDS encoding SDR family NAD(P)-dependent oxidoreductase: protein MTNPVSRRFEGRVVLVTGAGGGIGRAVAERFVREGARVAVNDVEEGAARAVAEGITSAGGTALAVPADVSDAAQVDAMFGRVEAELGDVDVLYNNAGLIDTARHFLEADEAWWDRIVRVNLKSVFLCSHRAARVMVRRRRGVIISTSSGGATRAHRGNVAYDATKGGIEAMTRAMALDLAPYGVRVNGVVPGFINTYGLTGEQLRVREKTVPLGRYGVAGDMTGAALFLASDDAAYITGQFIVVDGGVLVQQRSANVDTFPVEGFPRVEADLP, encoded by the coding sequence ATGACGAACCCTGTGTCCAGACGATTCGAAGGCCGAGTGGTGCTCGTGACGGGCGCGGGCGGAGGCATCGGCCGCGCCGTCGCCGAACGTTTCGTCCGGGAGGGCGCGCGGGTCGCCGTGAACGACGTGGAGGAGGGGGCCGCGCGGGCGGTCGCGGAGGGCATCACCTCGGCGGGCGGCACGGCCCTGGCGGTCCCCGCCGACGTCTCGGACGCCGCGCAGGTGGACGCCATGTTCGGCCGCGTGGAGGCGGAACTCGGAGACGTGGACGTGCTGTACAACAACGCGGGCCTGATCGACACGGCCCGGCACTTCCTGGAGGCCGACGAGGCCTGGTGGGACCGCATCGTGCGGGTGAACCTGAAAAGCGTGTTCCTGTGCTCGCACCGGGCGGCGCGGGTGATGGTGCGGCGCCGTCGCGGCGTGATCATCAGCACGTCGTCGGGCGGCGCGACGCGGGCCCACCGGGGCAATGTCGCCTACGACGCGACCAAGGGCGGCATCGAGGCGATGACCCGCGCGATGGCCCTCGACCTCGCGCCGTACGGGGTGCGGGTGAACGGGGTGGTGCCGGGGTTCATCAACACCTACGGCCTGACGGGGGAGCAGCTTCGCGTGCGCGAGAAGACGGTGCCGCTGGGGCGCTACGGGGTGGCGGGGGACATGACCGGGGCGGCGCTGTTCCTCGCGTCCGACGACGCGGCGTACATCACCGGGCAGTTCATCGTGGTGGACGGCGGGGTGCTCGTCCAGCAACGCTCGGCCAATGTCGACACGTTCCCCGTCGAGGGCTTTCCCCGGGTCGAGGCGGACCTGCCGTGA
- a CDS encoding NAD(P)/FAD-dependent oxidoreductase, with protein MSAEAGWDVVVIGAGIIGAACAWRLAERGLRVRVLERDHPAGGSSGKSAAGVRAQFTSDTNILLSKHSIGEYARMPASGYRPAGYLMLVPERQWGVHLAGVERQHVHGVPTEVLTPAQAQRHAPFETGGLGGCTFCPTDGVVDPHELTFEYVRLAREAGVRFSLGTPVTAVSRRGGRWRVTTPAGAVEGEQVLNTAGAWSGEVAALAGLDVPVRPARRMVFTTGPLSLPHRLPMVFDLESGVWLRSEGERLILGRADEADVGWREGMDWAWLEPTLERALERFPWLETASLDRRASWWGYYEITPDHQPVVGRMPGVEGWLNACGFSGHGVMQAAATARVIAQEACFEVPFVDIAPLRYERFAGGVQPAHDIQV; from the coding sequence GTGAGCGCGGAGGCCGGGTGGGACGTCGTGGTGATCGGCGCGGGGATCATCGGCGCGGCGTGCGCGTGGCGGCTCGCGGAGCGCGGCCTGCGGGTGCGGGTGCTGGAACGCGACCACCCTGCGGGCGGCTCCAGCGGCAAGAGTGCCGCCGGGGTGCGCGCGCAGTTCACGTCCGACACCAACATCCTGCTCTCGAAGCACAGCATCGGGGAGTACGCCCGCATGCCCGCCTCCGGTTACCGGCCCGCCGGGTACCTGATGCTGGTGCCGGAAAGGCAGTGGGGAGTGCATCTCGCCGGAGTGGAGCGGCAGCACGTCCACGGGGTGCCCACGGAGGTCCTCACGCCCGCCCAGGCCCAGCGGCACGCACCTTTCGAGACGGGCGGGTTGGGCGGCTGCACCTTCTGCCCGACGGACGGGGTCGTGGACCCGCACGAGCTGACCTTCGAGTACGTCCGCCTCGCCCGGGAGGCCGGGGTCCGCTTCTCCCTGGGCACGCCCGTGACGGCGGTCTCCCGCCGGGGGGGACGCTGGCGCGTGACGACGCCCGCCGGAGCCGTCGAGGGAGAGCAGGTGCTCAACACCGCCGGGGCATGGTCGGGAGAGGTGGCCGCGCTCGCCGGGCTGGACGTGCCTGTTCGGCCCGCCCGGCGCATGGTGTTCACCACGGGCCCCCTGAGCCTGCCGCACCGATTGCCGATGGTGTTCGATCTGGAGAGCGGCGTGTGGCTGCGGTCCGAGGGGGAACGCCTGATCCTCGGCCGCGCGGACGAGGCGGACGTGGGGTGGCGGGAAGGGATGGACTGGGCGTGGCTGGAGCCGACCCTGGAGCGCGCGCTGGAACGCTTTCCCTGGCTGGAGACGGCCTCCCTGGACCGCCGCGCGAGTTGGTGGGGGTACTACGAGATCACCCCGGACCACCAGCCGGTCGTGGGCCGGATGCCGGGGGTGGAGGGTTGGCTCAACGCGTGCGGCTTCTCGGGCCACGGGGTGATGCAGGCGGCCGCGACCGCCCGGGTGATCGCGCAGGAAGCCTGCTTCGAGGTGCCCTTCGTGGATATCGCCCCCCTGCGGTACGAGCGCTTTGCGGGCGGGGTGCAGCCCGCCCATGACATCCAGGTCTGA
- a CDS encoding benzoate/H(+) symporter BenE family transporter, which produces MLEWPDLVRPLPLTALAAGMIAVLVSASSNLPLFVQMFLALRLTPEQAVSSLTSMYLALAVLGAALCLVYRAPIILGWNTAGLAVLIAEGPRFTPGEAVGALLLAALTLTLLGLTGLFDLIARHLPPPLAAALLAGVLLPFVLRGMTAIPAAPVLLLPMLGAYLLGRALVPRWAVPLALLAGLGAAALTGALHPGSPQPAGHLSLIRPTFGAPAILAITVPSVLLAVASQHLPGLAILSASGYRHVPPRPLVALTGLAGLLAAPFGSVTLNLGAITAALCTGPDAHPDPRKRYIAGLSCAAGYLGLGLNAGALLGLASVFPAPLLQGLAGLALLGPLLVGREGTLVAEPRWREAALLTLVLTASGFTWLGLSAPLWGLGLGWGLAWLRGWRERPAG; this is translated from the coding sequence GTGCTTGAATGGCCCGACCTCGTGCGACCCCTGCCGCTCACCGCTCTCGCCGCCGGAATGATCGCCGTCCTCGTCAGCGCGTCGAGCAACCTCCCGCTGTTCGTGCAGATGTTCCTCGCCCTGCGCCTCACCCCCGAGCAGGCGGTGAGCAGCCTCACCAGCATGTACCTCGCCCTCGCCGTCCTGGGGGCCGCGCTGTGCCTGGTCTACCGCGCTCCGATCATCCTGGGCTGGAACACCGCCGGTCTCGCCGTCCTCATCGCGGAGGGTCCCCGCTTCACCCCGGGCGAGGCCGTGGGCGCCCTGCTGCTCGCCGCCCTGACCCTGACCCTCCTCGGCCTGACCGGCCTGTTCGACCTCATCGCCCGTCACCTCCCCCCGCCGCTGGCCGCCGCGCTGCTGGCGGGCGTGCTCCTGCCCTTCGTCCTGCGCGGCATGACGGCCATCCCCGCCGCGCCCGTCCTGCTGCTCCCGATGCTCGGGGCGTACCTGCTGGGGCGCGCCCTCGTTCCCCGCTGGGCCGTGCCGCTGGCCCTGCTCGCGGGCCTGGGCGCGGCGGCCCTCACCGGCGCGCTGCACCCCGGCTCTCCCCAGCCGGCCGGGCACCTGAGTCTCATCCGCCCCACCTTCGGCGCGCCGGCCATCCTCGCCATCACCGTGCCCAGCGTGTTGCTGGCCGTCGCGTCCCAGCATCTGCCGGGGCTCGCCATCCTGAGCGCGAGCGGATACCGGCACGTGCCGCCCCGGCCCCTGGTCGCCCTGACCGGGCTGGCCGGCCTGCTCGCCGCGCCGTTCGGGAGCGTCACGCTGAACCTGGGCGCGATCACCGCCGCCCTCTGCACCGGGCCGGACGCCCACCCCGACCCCCGGAAGCGGTACATCGCCGGTCTGAGTTGCGCCGCCGGATACCTGGGATTGGGGCTCAACGCGGGCGCCCTCCTCGGGCTGGCGAGCGTCTTCCCGGCGCCGCTGCTTCAGGGCTTGGCCGGGCTCGCGCTGCTGGGGCCACTCCTGGTGGGGCGCGAGGGGACGCTGGTCGCAGAACCCCGCTGGCGCGAGGCGGCGCTGCTGACCCTGGTGCTCACCGCCTCCGGCTTCACCTGGCTGGGGTTGAGCGCGCCGCTGTGGGGGCTGGGGCTGGGGTGGGGTCTGGCATGGCTGCGCGGCTGGCGCGAACGCCCGGCCGGGTAA
- a CDS encoding ABC transporter substrate-binding protein — protein sequence MKTILTLTLALVGTSLAAPDPANWPQVLKQARGQTVNFYMWGGSDNINTYVDTVVAPALQKLGVTLRRVPVTDTVQAVNKVLGEKQAGKNQGGSVDLIWINGENFRTARQANLLLEGWAERLPNAKYVDWQNPAVRNDFGYPVNGAESPWGSTQWQYVYDSARVKPEDLPRNFRQLAAWAKAHPGRFTFPAPPAFYGNRFLRMALFELSGGREPFAGGFDEQVWQARSPLLWNYLKDLQPNLWRRGQTFPTDIAQQYQLLANGEVDFAFVQNKAGIAAEVKSGQLPKTARVYLFGGGTIADSHYVGIPYNAAHQAGAMVLANLLLDLELQLKKLSGDVWGDGLAVNPARVGKAFEARVGQALRPGPYTLDQTFLAKNAVGDVAAEYDRQVQAGFKERFLK from the coding sequence CGACCCTGCGAACTGGCCCCAGGTGCTCAAACAAGCGCGCGGGCAGACCGTCAACTTCTACATGTGGGGTGGGTCCGACAACATCAACACCTACGTGGATACGGTCGTCGCGCCCGCCCTGCAAAAGCTCGGAGTCACGCTGCGCCGGGTGCCGGTCACCGACACCGTGCAGGCCGTGAACAAGGTGCTGGGCGAGAAGCAGGCTGGGAAGAACCAGGGGGGCAGCGTGGACCTCATCTGGATCAACGGGGAGAACTTCCGCACCGCCCGGCAGGCGAACCTGCTGCTGGAGGGCTGGGCCGAGCGGCTGCCGAACGCGAAGTATGTCGACTGGCAAAACCCGGCGGTCCGCAACGACTTCGGCTACCCGGTGAACGGCGCCGAGTCCCCCTGGGGCAGCACCCAGTGGCAGTACGTGTACGACAGCGCCCGGGTGAAGCCGGAGGACCTGCCGCGCAATTTCAGGCAGCTCGCCGCCTGGGCGAAGGCCCACCCAGGGCGCTTCACCTTCCCCGCGCCGCCCGCCTTCTACGGCAACCGCTTCCTGCGGATGGCGCTGTTCGAGTTGAGCGGGGGCCGTGAACCCTTCGCCGGGGGCTTCGACGAACAGGTCTGGCAGGCCAGGTCGCCGCTGCTGTGGAATTACCTGAAAGACCTCCAGCCCAACCTGTGGCGGCGGGGGCAGACCTTCCCGACCGACATCGCGCAGCAGTATCAGCTCCTGGCGAACGGAGAGGTGGACTTCGCCTTCGTGCAGAACAAGGCCGGGATCGCGGCGGAGGTGAAGAGCGGGCAACTGCCGAAGACCGCGCGGGTGTACCTGTTTGGCGGGGGCACCATCGCCGACTCCCACTACGTCGGCATCCCCTACAACGCCGCGCACCAGGCGGGCGCGATGGTCCTCGCCAACCTGCTGCTCGACCTGGAGCTGCAATTGAAGAAGCTCTCCGGGGACGTGTGGGGCGACGGGCTGGCAGTGAATCCGGCTCGGGTCGGCAAGGCGTTCGAGGCGAGGGTGGGGCAGGCGCTGCGCCCGGGGCCGTACACGCTCGATCAGACGTTCCTGGCGAAAAACGCCGTGGGGGACGTGGCCGCCGAGTACGACCGGCAGGTGCAGGCGGGCTTCAAGGAACGCTTCCTGAAGTGA
- a CDS encoding ABC transporter permease, whose protein sequence is MTRRLAYLPVLLVTVGLFGAGLLLAGVQSLGGLPVTGKADWGVAAYRELFSSRSFWSALGMSAWVAGAGTLIAAALGTLAALALWRLRAGAGLRFLFAWNLPVPHVVAAWVTLLLFSQSGLWSRLAHVPGLSRNPGDFPALVNDPLALGVLLELAWKEVPFVGLAVLAALARFDGRLLEVARSLGASRWTRFWHVVLPGVRPALLSACVLVFAFAFASFEVPYLLGPTSPATLPVLAYRAFTDADLAARQEAMALSVVTAGLAGLVVAAWAFLSLRGRERG, encoded by the coding sequence GTGACGCGGCGGCTCGCGTACCTGCCGGTGCTGCTCGTCACGGTGGGGCTGTTCGGGGCAGGGCTGCTGCTGGCCGGGGTGCAGAGCCTGGGCGGGTTGCCGGTGACTGGGAAAGCCGACTGGGGCGTGGCGGCGTACCGGGAACTGTTCAGCTCGCGCTCCTTCTGGTCCGCCCTCGGCATGAGCGCCTGGGTGGCGGGGGCGGGCACGCTGATTGCGGCGGCCCTGGGGACGCTCGCCGCCCTGGCCCTGTGGCGGCTGCGGGCGGGGGCCGGGCTGCGCTTCCTGTTCGCGTGGAACCTGCCCGTGCCGCATGTGGTCGCCGCCTGGGTGACGCTGCTGCTGTTCTCCCAGAGCGGGCTGTGGTCGCGCCTGGCGCATGTCCCGGGCCTCTCCCGCAACCCCGGGGACTTCCCGGCCCTGGTGAACGACCCGCTCGCGCTGGGGGTGCTGCTGGAACTCGCCTGGAAGGAGGTGCCCTTCGTGGGCCTGGCCGTCCTCGCGGCGCTGGCGCGCTTTGACGGGCGACTGCTGGAGGTGGCGCGCAGCCTGGGCGCCTCCCGCTGGACCCGATTCTGGCACGTGGTGCTGCCGGGGGTGCGCCCGGCGCTCCTCTCCGCGTGCGTGCTGGTGTTCGCCTTCGCCTTCGCATCCTTCGAGGTGCCGTACCTGCTGGGACCCACTTCCCCGGCCACGCTGCCCGTCCTCGCGTACCGGGCCTTTACCGACGCGGACCTCGCCGCCCGGCAGGAGGCGATGGCGCTCAGCGTGGTCACTGCGGGGCTGGCGGGCCTGGTGGTGGCGGCCTGGGCGTTCCTGAGTCTACGCGGCCGGGAGCGCGGGTGA
- a CDS encoding ABC transporter ATP-binding protein, with protein sequence MNGLSVRGLCKGYAGRAVLRGVSLDVPAGERFALLGPSGSGKTTLLRIVAGLDHPDAGEVQIGGVSLAGVPAERRGLGVVFQDPLLFPHLTVGENVGFSLRLRGERGRALRARVEEVLEQVGLSGYAARRPHGLSGGQAQRVALARALVTRPRVLLLDEPFSALDTPLRRELRGWLTALQEATGTTMLFVTHDQEEALNVGQRIGLLLDGTLAQVGEGQAFYTRPASVTVAAFFGGVNFIPGEQRGGEVRTELGVFRVPVRREGRVTLTVRPEALRLADEENAVRGEVVASEFAGTHRRVTLRAGLQRLVWHAPPHEAVTVGQPLTLACPASACWTIPAG encoded by the coding sequence ATGAACGGCCTCTCGGTGCGGGGCCTGTGCAAGGGGTACGCCGGGCGGGCGGTCCTGCGGGGGGTCAGCCTCGACGTGCCGGCCGGGGAACGCTTCGCGCTGCTGGGTCCCTCCGGGAGCGGCAAGACGACCCTGCTGCGGATCGTCGCCGGGCTCGACCACCCGGACGCGGGCGAGGTGCAGATCGGCGGGGTGTCTCTGGCGGGCGTGCCCGCCGAGCGCCGGGGGCTGGGCGTCGTCTTTCAGGACCCGCTGCTGTTCCCGCACCTCACCGTCGGGGAGAACGTGGGCTTCTCGCTGCGGCTGCGCGGGGAACGGGGCCGGGCGCTGCGGGCACGGGTGGAGGAGGTCCTGGAACAGGTCGGCCTGAGCGGCTATGCGGCGCGGCGACCGCACGGGCTCTCGGGGGGACAGGCCCAGCGGGTCGCGCTCGCCCGTGCTCTGGTCACACGGCCCCGGGTGCTGCTGCTGGACGAGCCCTTCAGCGCCCTCGACACGCCCCTGCGGCGCGAACTGCGCGGATGGCTCACGGCGCTCCAGGAGGCCACCGGCACGACGATGCTGTTCGTCACGCACGACCAGGAGGAGGCCCTGAACGTCGGGCAGCGGATCGGGCTACTGCTGGACGGCACTCTCGCGCAGGTCGGCGAGGGGCAGGCGTTCTACACCCGCCCGGCGTCCGTGACCGTCGCGGCCTTTTTCGGCGGTGTGAACTTCATCCCGGGCGAGCAGCGCGGCGGGGAGGTGCGCACCGAACTGGGCGTGTTCCGGGTGCCGGTTCGGCGCGAGGGCCGGGTCACGCTCACCGTGAGGCCGGAAGCCCTGCGGCTGGCGGACGAGGAGAATGCTGTGCGCGGAGAGGTGGTCGCCTCCGAGTTCGCGGGAACCCACCGGCGCGTGACGCTCAGGGCCGGACTCCAGCGTCTCGTGTGGCACGCCCCGCCCCACGAGGCGGTCACGGTGGGGCAGCCCCTCACCCTGGCCTGCCCCGCCTCCGCCTGCTGGACCATTCCGGCGGGGTAA
- a CDS encoding tyrosine-protein kinase domain-containing protein, translating into MQTPSPRVQSADQIDLRQVFGTLRRFAPLLLLAPALVAGGTYALTKRQPPTYEASASVIAVDNDAQNSLINNTLVTAPPLPQGAVEQVMRSRSLLGDVVGRLEKTDLSPALVGTIRRDLANELAERDFTRFKVKARLDPQQRGVYELRAQAETPEAAQLLADAGVRALIAWDNSRAKQGVIRSRQSLQEQLRSLTARIAATPPGDLERQSLVAARGQLLQNLSQIAVLETAASGTLVLVSEPVAPLTPVSPRPLRNAALAGLLALFLSAAGALLSDSLRRRVEGPEDLLPLGLPLLGQLPLLRRRSLGEGFIQASRSGPLYESVGFLRINVLSLLPEGGQRRLVVSSAYPSEGKSSVTAALAESLGASGLRVLVIDADLRRPTQLKVWSPDRLATHPLPGTQPGLPPATTVPDMFLHPEAAFVTRVSPNVDLLPAGTPQSGGGGTGLLSQPGFRTHLDRWSQGYDYVLIDTPPMLSLSDTLAVAPYTDGVLLVVEGGKTRLADVERTLQNARVAKVRVLGLVLNKLARTGGTYYSYGYDADSTESPVRSSRSPVTQM; encoded by the coding sequence ATGCAGACTCCCTCCCCCCGTGTCCAGAGCGCGGACCAGATCGACCTCCGGCAGGTGTTCGGCACGCTGCGGCGTTTCGCCCCCCTGCTGCTCCTGGCTCCGGCGCTGGTCGCCGGGGGCACCTACGCCCTGACGAAGCGCCAGCCGCCGACCTACGAGGCGAGCGCGAGCGTGATCGCCGTGGACAACGACGCCCAGAACTCCCTGATCAACAACACCCTGGTGACGGCGCCGCCGCTGCCCCAGGGCGCGGTCGAGCAGGTGATGCGCAGCCGGAGCCTGCTGGGCGACGTGGTGGGGCGCCTGGAAAAGACGGACCTCAGCCCCGCGCTCGTGGGCACCATCCGCCGGGACCTGGCGAACGAACTCGCCGAGCGCGACTTCACCCGCTTCAAGGTCAAGGCCCGCCTCGACCCCCAGCAGCGCGGGGTGTACGAGTTGCGGGCGCAGGCGGAGACGCCGGAAGCCGCCCAACTGCTCGCCGACGCGGGCGTGCGGGCCCTGATCGCCTGGGACAACAGCCGGGCCAAGCAGGGGGTGATCCGCTCCCGGCAGAGCCTCCAGGAGCAGCTCCGCAGCCTGACAGCGCGAATTGCGGCGACCCCGCCGGGCGACCTGGAGCGCCAGAGCCTCGTCGCGGCGCGCGGGCAACTCCTGCAAAACCTCTCGCAGATCGCGGTGCTGGAGACGGCGGCGAGCGGCACGCTCGTGCTCGTGTCGGAGCCGGTCGCACCCCTCACGCCGGTCTCGCCCCGGCCGCTGCGCAACGCCGCCCTGGCGGGGCTGCTCGCCCTCTTCCTGAGCGCGGCGGGGGCCCTGCTGAGTGACAGCCTGCGCCGCCGGGTGGAGGGCCCCGAGGACCTGCTCCCCCTCGGGCTGCCGCTGCTCGGGCAGTTGCCGCTGCTGCGCCGCCGGAGCCTGGGGGAGGGCTTTATCCAGGCCAGCCGCAGCGGACCGCTTTACGAGAGCGTGGGCTTCTTGCGGATCAACGTCCTGTCCCTGCTCCCGGAGGGGGGCCAGCGCCGTCTGGTCGTCTCCAGCGCCTACCCCAGCGAGGGCAAGAGTTCGGTCACGGCGGCCCTGGCGGAGAGCCTGGGGGCGAGCGGGTTGAGAGTCCTCGTGATCGACGCCGACCTGCGCCGCCCCACCCAGCTCAAGGTCTGGTCCCCCGACCGCCTCGCCACCCACCCCCTGCCGGGCACCCAGCCGGGGCTGCCCCCTGCCACGACGGTCCCCGACATGTTCCTGCACCCCGAGGCCGCCTTTGTGACCCGGGTGTCGCCGAACGTGGACCTGTTGCCCGCAGGCACGCCCCAGAGCGGCGGGGGCGGGACCGGCCTGCTCAGCCAGCCCGGCTTCCGCACCCACCTCGACCGCTGGTCACAGGGGTACGATTACGTTCTGATCGACACACCGCCCATGCTCTCCCTGTCCGACACGCTGGCGGTCGCCCCGTACACCGACGGCGTGCTCCTCGTCGTGGAGGGCGGCAAGACCCGCCTCGCCGACGTGGAGCGCACCCTGCAAAACGCCCGGGTGGCGAAGGTCAGGGTGCTGGGCCTCGTCCTGAACAAGCTCGCGCGGACGGGCGGCACCTACTACAGCTACGGCTACGACGCCGACAGCACCGAGTCACCCGTGCGCTCCTCCCGCAGCCCGGTGACCCAGATGTGA
- a CDS encoding alpha-L-rhamnosidase-related protein, protein MAARLAPVPFLLDVPCEGGCPDVAYRLLFRTECPPWLYEVERGATTIWENWRAIMPDGRVQPVSYNHYAFGCGLTSVRTSHDTGYGPAAIRWSRVPVGTRATVHLPGPAERVRPDGRPLKSGEGCPASRHAGERCS, encoded by the coding sequence GTGGCCGCCCGGCTCGCCCCGGTGCCCTTCCTGCTCGACGTGCCCTGCGAGGGCGGCTGCCCGGACGTGGCGTACCGGCTGCTCTTCCGGACCGAGTGCCCCCCGTGGCTGTACGAGGTGGAGCGCGGCGCGACGACGATCTGGGAAAACTGGCGGGCGATCATGCCGGACGGCCGGGTTCAGCCCGTCTCGTACAACCATTACGCCTTCGGCTGCGGGCTGACCTCGGTGCGGACGAGTCACGACACCGGGTACGGCCCGGCGGCGATCCGGTGGTCCCGCGTTCCCGTCGGCACCCGCGCCACCGTCCACCTGCCCGGCCCCGCCGAGCGCGTGAGGCCGGACGGCCGACCCCTGAAATCCGGCGAGGGGTGTCCGGCGTCGAGACACGCGGGGGAGAGGTGTTCGTGA
- a CDS encoding ABC transporter permease → MRAARRTLTAALILGAALPLALLLVWSFSLRWYYPALLPQEFSTRAWEALLAPSGQVSPALRGSTWVAGVTALLATLIALPAARQLARERPLTRAVLGGVILAPLVLPAFAGVMGVQVAFIRLGLADTPAGVVAAHLIPATPYAAVLLTGTFEVYDARFEEVARTLGARRAQVFTRVTLPLLLPGVLVAALLAFLVSWSEYLLTLIVGGGQVSTLPLLLFASAQGGDYALTAALSLVYVLPALLIFTLVAGRLRGWRA, encoded by the coding sequence GTGAGGGCGGCCCGCCGGACGCTGACCGCCGCCCTGATACTGGGTGCCGCCTTGCCGCTGGCGCTGCTGCTGGTCTGGTCCTTCAGCCTGCGCTGGTACTACCCGGCGCTCCTGCCGCAGGAGTTCAGCACTAGGGCCTGGGAGGCACTGCTCGCGCCGTCCGGGCAGGTCTCGCCCGCCCTGCGGGGAAGCACCTGGGTGGCGGGCGTCACGGCGCTGCTGGCGACCCTCATTGCACTTCCCGCCGCGCGGCAACTCGCCCGGGAGCGCCCGCTGACCCGCGCGGTCCTGGGCGGAGTGATCCTCGCGCCGCTCGTCCTTCCCGCCTTCGCGGGCGTGATGGGCGTGCAGGTGGCGTTCATCCGGCTGGGGCTGGCGGATACCCCCGCCGGAGTGGTCGCGGCGCACCTGATCCCCGCGACGCCTTACGCCGCCGTGCTGCTCACCGGCACCTTCGAGGTGTATGACGCGCGGTTCGAGGAGGTGGCCCGCACGCTGGGCGCCCGGCGTGCCCAGGTGTTCACGCGCGTGACGCTGCCCCTGCTGCTGCCCGGGGTTCTCGTCGCGGCCCTCCTCGCGTTCCTGGTCTCCTGGAGCGAGTACCTGCTGACGCTGATCGTGGGCGGCGGGCAGGTGTCCACCCTGCCACTGCTGCTCTTCGCCTCCGCGCAGGGCGGGGACTACGCGCTCACGGCGGCCCTCAGCCTGGTGTACGTCCTCCCAGCCCTGCTGATCTTCACGCTCGTTGCGGGGAGGCTGCGGGGGTGGCGGGCATGA